One part of the Deltaproteobacteria bacterium genome encodes these proteins:
- the folK gene encoding 2-amino-4-hydroxy-6-hydroxymethyldihydropteridine diphosphokinase gives MPVFLSLGSNLKDRKKNCERALSLLKEGFGIQCIKISQWHDTKAKTLPGETHPNFLNGVAKIKTDFTPFELLYICKTIEHELGRRFSEKKWQPRTIDIDILFYKDHVVDTKHLQIPHPELHQRLFVLHPLHEVEPDWLHPVLQKTVAELLKDMLKTLQ, from the coding sequence ATGCCTGTTTTTTTATCACTCGGTTCCAATTTGAAAGACAGAAAAAAGAATTGTGAGAGAGCCCTGTCTCTTCTCAAAGAAGGCTTTGGCATTCAGTGCATAAAAATTTCCCAGTGGCATGATACCAAAGCAAAAACCCTTCCCGGGGAAACACATCCCAATTTTTTGAATGGTGTTGCCAAAATAAAAACTGATTTTACTCCTTTCGAACTCCTCTACATTTGCAAAACCATTGAACATGAACTGGGGAGACGCTTTTCAGAAAAAAAATGGCAACCGCGCACGATCGACATCGATATTCTTTTTTACAAAGATCATGTTGTCGACACAAAGCATTTGCAAATTCCTCACCCGGAACTCCACCAAAGGCTCTTTGTTTTGCATCCGCTCCATGAAGTGGAACCAGACTGGCTTCATCCGGTCTTGCAAAAAACGGTGGCAGAACTTCTTAAAGACATGCTAAAAACCCTGCAATGA
- a CDS encoding DUF1646 family protein → MILGLFVILIAVLILPFCFKKIEHNLEIFLFVMGVSASLISRQMSGHLAMEALRDPLPITAAVLVFGLLFKWSRRKLDSGIQKLLEKIPVPIFVFFLILILGLASSIITAIIASLVLVEVISMLKLDKQFETRFVIIACFAIGLGAALTPIGEPLSTIAIAKLKSWPDVNFWYLIKLLGIEIVAGVFALSILSLFFHDKKQDQGLTGTHREENYKEIVVRTIKVYFFVMALVFLGQGFKPMIDTYLVKISGDVLYWINMISAILDNATLTATEIGPSMTPIQIKKLLMGLLIAGGMLIPGNIPNIVAASKLKIPSKEWAKLGVPLGLILMLLFFFVLEME, encoded by the coding sequence ATGATACTGGGGCTTTTTGTCATTCTGATTGCTGTTTTGATTCTTCCTTTTTGTTTCAAAAAAATTGAACACAATCTGGAGATTTTTTTATTTGTCATGGGAGTTTCCGCCAGTCTTATCTCGCGGCAAATGAGCGGCCATCTCGCTATGGAGGCCCTCAGAGATCCATTACCCATCACCGCCGCTGTGCTTGTCTTTGGACTTTTATTCAAATGGTCGCGTCGAAAGCTTGATTCGGGGATTCAAAAACTGCTTGAGAAAATCCCGGTTCCCATTTTCGTTTTCTTTTTGATTCTGATTTTGGGTCTGGCTTCCAGCATCATCACAGCCATCATTGCTTCTTTGGTGTTGGTTGAAGTGATCAGCATGCTCAAACTCGACAAACAATTTGAGACCCGCTTTGTCATCATCGCCTGCTTTGCCATTGGCCTTGGCGCCGCGCTTACCCCGATTGGCGAGCCTCTGTCCACCATTGCCATCGCCAAACTAAAATCATGGCCCGATGTCAATTTCTGGTATCTCATAAAATTGCTGGGAATCGAGATTGTCGCGGGAGTTTTTGCTTTATCGATTCTTTCTCTTTTTTTTCACGACAAAAAACAGGACCAAGGCCTTACCGGAACTCATCGCGAAGAAAATTATAAAGAAATTGTTGTGCGAACCATCAAGGTTTATTTCTTCGTCATGGCCCTTGTCTTTTTGGGTCAGGGTTTCAAACCGATGATCGACACCTATCTCGTAAAAATTTCCGGCGATGTTTTATATTGGATCAACATGATCTCCGCCATTCTCGACAACGCCACACTCACAGCGACTGAAATTGGCCCCAGCATGACACCGATTCAAATCAAAAAATTACTGATGGGTCTGTTAATCGCCGGCGGCATGCTGATCCCGGGCAACATCCCCAACATTGTTGCCGCTTCAAAATTAAAAATCCCTTCCAAAGAATGGGCAAAATTGGGAGTTCCACTAGGGCTGATTCTGATGTTGCTCTTTTTCTTTGTTTTGGAGATGGAATAA
- a CDS encoding CrcB family protein: MFWRWNNRDHKIGHCSDRRGFGKCLPVFVANFQFHTFGIAFPYGTILVNISGCFLIGFFAASTKDSILFHPSFKLFLLVGILGGFTTYSDFALETWTLAKDRELLKVFGNISLHIFGCFTALFGGIWLSRLT; encoded by the coding sequence TTGTTTTGGAGATGGAATAATCGTGATCACAAAATTGGCCATTGTAGCGACAGGCGGGGCTTTGGGAAGTGTCTTCCGGTTTTTGTTGCAAACTTTCAGTTCCACACGTTCGGCATTGCCTTTCCCTACGGCACTATCCTTGTCAATATTTCCGGTTGTTTTTTGATCGGTTTTTTTGCGGCTTCAACAAAAGACTCCATTTTATTTCATCCCTCTTTTAAGCTCTTCCTGCTTGTCGGTATTTTGGGAGGCTTTACAACGTATTCGGACTTTGCATTGGAGACTTGGACATTAGCCAAGGATAGAGAACTTTTGAAAGTTTTTGGAAATATTTCACTCCATATTTTTGGTTGCTTTACGGCTCTATTTGGGGGTATTTGGCTTTCGCGTTTAACTTAG
- a CDS encoding type II toxin-antitoxin system prevent-host-death family antitoxin: MIKVKVGELRNHLSKYLKKVRQGMEVIIKDRNTPIGRIVPLKKGEEEAFDLIPPKKGYETLKTFSGMDVVSSTDPVEILLEERSRR; the protein is encoded by the coding sequence ATGATTAAAGTCAAAGTTGGAGAGTTAAGAAACCACCTCAGCAAGTATCTCAAAAAAGTGCGCCAGGGAATGGAGGTCATAATAAAAGATCGGAATACACCCATCGGCCGAATCGTCCCGTTGAAAAAAGGGGAAGAAGAGGCCTTTGATCTCATCCCTCCAAAAAAAGGATACGAAACTCTGAAGACCTTTTCAGGAATGGATGTAGTTTCCTCTACTGATCCGGTCGAGATACTTCTGGAAGAAAGAAGCAGGAGATGA
- a CDS encoding type II toxin-antitoxin system VapC family toxin: protein MICYLDSSVVLRKLLRESHALPQWRQIRKGFASRLLRLECLRTIERLRFRGVLSNEDTVKIRKAFFSLLDTIALLPLTEKIIQRAEQPFASPVGSLDGLHLATALLWQETRGESFFLATHDQELAQAAHAHGLNVLGI from the coding sequence ATGATTTGTTATCTGGACAGCTCCGTCGTGTTAAGAAAACTTTTGCGTGAATCCCATGCCCTCCCCCAGTGGCGTCAGATACGAAAAGGGTTTGCAAGCCGCCTGCTCCGTTTGGAATGTCTGCGCACCATTGAACGGCTCCGATTTCGCGGGGTTTTATCCAATGAAGACACCGTAAAAATTCGAAAAGCTTTTTTTTCTCTACTGGATACCATTGCTCTTCTGCCTCTGACCGAAAAAATCATTCAAAGGGCAGAACAACCATTTGCTTCTCCCGTGGGATCTCTTGATGGGCTTCATTTGGCCACTGCCTTGTTATGGCAGGAAACAAGGGGAGAGTCTTTTTTTTTGGCCACTCATGATCAGGAATTGGCGCAAGCCGCGCACGCCCACGGTTTAAACGTTTTAGGCATCTGA
- the fsa gene encoding fructose-6-phosphate aldolase, producing MKIFIDSADINEIKEANAMGILDGVTTNPSLVAKTGRDFKTVVKEILQEIKGPVSLETVSLTAKGMLDESHRLADFGPNVVVKIPSTVEGLKAIKQLASEGIKTNCTLCFSSSQALLIAKAGAKIVSPFVGRLDDISETGMDLIADILQIYRNFALKTEILVASIRNPIHVKEAAMLGADICTIPLPVIKQLMKHPLTDAGIEKFLKDWGKVPNKPF from the coding sequence ATGAAAATTTTTATCGATTCTGCGGATATCAATGAAATTAAAGAAGCCAATGCGATGGGAATTTTGGATGGAGTCACCACCAATCCCAGTTTGGTTGCCAAAACCGGACGCGATTTCAAGACAGTCGTCAAAGAAATTTTGCAAGAGATCAAAGGTCCCGTCAGTCTGGAAACGGTGAGTTTAACGGCTAAGGGAATGCTCGATGAAAGTCATCGCCTTGCCGATTTTGGTCCCAATGTTGTTGTCAAAATTCCAAGCACTGTAGAAGGTCTTAAGGCCATCAAACAACTTGCGTCGGAAGGAATCAAAACCAATTGCACACTCTGTTTTTCTTCGAGTCAGGCGCTGTTGATTGCAAAAGCCGGGGCAAAGATTGTCAGTCCCTTCGTCGGAAGATTGGATGACATCAGCGAAACAGGAATGGATTTGATCGCCGATATTTTGCAGATTTATCGCAACTTCGCTCTCAAAACAGAAATTCTGGTCGCCAGTATTCGCAATCCCATTCACGTCAAGGAAGCGGCCATGCTCGGAGCCGATATTTGCACCATCCCGCTCCCCGTCATCAAACAACTGATGAAGCACCCACTGACAGACGCAGGAATTGAAAAATTCTTAAAAGATTGGGGAAAAGTACCGAACAAACCGTTTTGA